A stretch of Planococcus citri chromosome 5, ihPlaCitr1.1, whole genome shotgun sequence DNA encodes these proteins:
- the LOC135848119 gene encoding annexin A13-like has product MGHNPANVSKILQFHWNLSIFAILLYISTHLILYSAKISATPTIKPYPKFNAEKDIETIHFVVHKEAGQKVCNDTDKMVRMICHRCRKQRQEMQKLFQEKYKEDIISYCEAATDAEFSFNELLEECFKQPMDIYKDHLHREISKGCFNPISADKLTIVEILLTIPPEKKEEFFSSYNETYKATIQKHVEDNLQGDLQNVIKEMVNRNRLPDIPPDKINWDWAKQEAQKLFDERKKWKNHRCELDRILMETPIQQLNATLVEFKKIDGKELDEMIQKKMEKDKRDCYKDMVFFAKNKHDYYARRIHHAMKGLGTQDSVLNRIIGIHSEEDLKEIATAYQLNTGDSLIHGIKGDTTLHHEMLLRCLSGEHMEAEKF; this is encoded by the exons ATGGGTCATAACCCAgcaaacgtttcaaaaattttacaatttcattgGAATCTGTCGATTTTTGCGATATTGTTGTACATTTCGACACATTTAATACTGTATTCTGCAAAAATATCG GCAACTCCCACAATCAAACCTTATCCGAAATTCAATGCAGAAAAAGATATAGAGACAATACATTTCGTCGTTCACAAAGAAGCTGGCCAAAAAGTTTGCAACGATACGGATAAGATGGTTCGAATGATCTGCCATAGATGTAGAAAGCAAAGACAGGAAATGCAGAAATTATTCCAAGAAAAATATAAGGAA GATATCATCAGTTACTGCGAGGCAGCAACAGATGCTGAATTTTCGTTCAACGAATTGCTAGAAGAGTGTTTTAAACAACCGATGGATATATACAAAGATCATTTGCATCGAGAGATCTCAAAAGGCTGTTTTAACCCCATTAGTGCAGATAAATTAACCATTGTTGAAATACTGCTGACGATACCTCCggaaaaaaaggaagaatttTTCAGCTCTTATAATGAAA ctTACAAGGCAACAATACAAAAACATGTGGAGGACAACTTGCAAGGAGACTTACAAAACGTCATTAAAGAGATGGTGAAT AGAAATCGTTTGCCGGACATTCCACCAGACAAGATAAATTGGGATTGGGCAAAACAagaagctcaaaaattattcgatg aacgaaaaaaatggaaaaaccaTCGCTGCGAATTAGACAGAATCCTAATGGAAACACCAATCCAGCAACTAAACGCTACTTTAGTAGAATTTAAGAAAATTGACGGCAAAGAGCTCGatgaaatgattcaaaaaaagatggaaaaggATAAAAGAGATTGTTATAAAGACATgg tatttttcgccaaaaataaacATGATTACTACGCAAGACGAATTCATCATGCTATGAAAGGTTTGGGGACCCAAGATAGCGTGCTTAACAGAATAATAGGCATACACAGCGAAGaagatttgaaagaaattgCGACCGCGTATCAACTAAATACTGGCGATTCTCTAATTCATGGCATCAAA